A genome region from Streptomyces sp. NBC_01296 includes the following:
- a CDS encoding alpha/beta fold hydrolase translates to MTPHTTPRTTPPTTTTTAHGTGTARTGRFVRVDGVPLHVLVEGSGPPVVLSAGLAMAWFDWDPVAALLVAQGRTVVRFDRPGHGLSAPATVPATAAGEARRIARLLDGLGLPGPVTVAGHSIAGFHAEAFARLYPERTAALVLVDTSIEEDPRTVWPAGLRTGAARVLGRALTAAGLPAALGPLARRAAVRASRTGGRDQAPRDLVRRCYRTGRVWRGALLENSRYQETAAEVLALRTGRPPAVPVTVVTGYDGSAGRGALRWCARQAELADRLGARFEVAEPAGHLVMLDRPGRVARAVLDAAAREPGGPGRADRPGQRLA, encoded by the coding sequence ATGACACCGCACACGACACCGCGCACGACGCCCCCCACCACCACCACCACCGCACACGGCACCGGCACCGCCCGGACCGGCCGCTTCGTCCGGGTGGACGGCGTCCCGCTGCACGTCCTCGTGGAGGGGAGCGGGCCGCCCGTGGTGCTGAGCGCCGGGCTCGCCATGGCCTGGTTCGACTGGGACCCCGTCGCCGCGCTGCTTGTCGCGCAGGGCCGCACCGTCGTCCGCTTCGACCGCCCCGGGCACGGGCTGAGCGCCCCCGCCACCGTCCCGGCGACCGCCGCCGGGGAGGCCCGCCGCATCGCCCGGCTGCTCGACGGGCTCGGCCTGCCCGGCCCGGTCACCGTCGCCGGGCACTCGATCGCCGGGTTCCACGCCGAGGCCTTCGCCCGCCTGTACCCCGAGCGCACCGCCGCCCTGGTCCTGGTCGACACCAGCATCGAGGAGGACCCCCGTACGGTCTGGCCCGCCGGGCTGCGCACCGGCGCCGCCCGCGTGCTCGGCCGGGCCCTGACCGCCGCCGGACTGCCCGCCGCGCTGGGTCCGCTCGCCCGCCGCGCCGCCGTACGGGCCTCCCGCACCGGCGGCCGCGACCAGGCTCCGCGGGACCTCGTACGCCGCTGCTACCGCACCGGCCGGGTCTGGCGCGGCGCCCTGCTGGAGAACTCCCGCTACCAGGAGACCGCCGCCGAGGTCCTCGCACTGCGGACCGGGCGGCCGCCGGCCGTGCCCGTCACCGTGGTCACGGGGTACGACGGCTCGGCCGGGCGGGGGGCCCTGCGCTGGTGTGCGCGCCAGGCGGAGCTGGCCGACCGGCTCGGCGCCCGCTTCGAGGTCGCCGAACCGGCGGGACACCTGGTCATGCTGGACCGCCCGGGCCGGGTGGCACGGGCGGTCCTGGACGCTGCAGCAAGGGAGCCGGGCGGCCCGGGCCGGGCGGATCGGCCGGGTCAGCGCCTCGCGTAG
- a CDS encoding CBS domain-containing protein has translation MTTAADIMHSGAQWIPATATLDKAAQLMSRLNVGALPISDSSERLCGIITDRDIVVNCVAQGLNPSEMTCGDMARGTPRWIDAGADVTDVLDEMESHRIKRLPVIKDKKLVGMISEADLAQHLDEHQLAGFVEKVYARR, from the coding sequence ATGACCACCGCGGCAGACATCATGCACTCCGGGGCCCAGTGGATCCCCGCCACCGCGACTCTGGACAAGGCCGCTCAGCTGATGAGCCGGCTCAATGTGGGCGCGCTGCCCATCAGCGACTCCTCCGAGCGGCTCTGCGGCATCATCACCGACCGCGACATCGTCGTGAACTGTGTGGCGCAGGGTCTGAACCCGTCCGAGATGACCTGCGGCGACATGGCCCGGGGCACCCCGCGCTGGATCGACGCGGGCGCGGACGTGACCGACGTGCTGGACGAGATGGAGAGCCACCGGATCAAGCGGCTCCCGGTCATCAAGGACAAGAAGCTGGTCGGCATGATCAGCGAGGCCGACCTGGCCCAGCACCTCGACGAACACCAGCTGGCGGGCTTCGTGGAGAAGGTCTACGCGAGGCGCTGA
- a CDS encoding DUF305 domain-containing protein: MTRTTRTYWAAGTAVLLALLFAAAATVTAASDSDGGGTSARAPGLYSPDAGFARDMAVHHQQAVEMSFLVRDRTKDEPVRGLAYDIANTQANQRGMLLGWLDLWGLPKVVADEPPMSWMGTADQHGGHTGHDMAGHDMGGNDMAGHDMGGGAAKPGALMAGMATKEELAQLGAAEGRDAEVLYLQLMTDHHKGGVAMAQGCATQCKTPAERDLARGMVEAQQSELTLMADMLKQRGAAPRG; this comes from the coding sequence GTGACCCGTACGACCCGTACGTACTGGGCGGCCGGGACCGCCGTCCTGCTCGCGCTGCTGTTCGCTGCGGCGGCCACGGTCACTGCCGCGAGCGACAGCGACGGCGGCGGTACGTCGGCCCGCGCGCCGGGCCTCTACTCGCCGGACGCGGGCTTCGCGCGGGACATGGCCGTGCACCACCAGCAGGCGGTGGAGATGTCGTTCCTCGTGCGGGACCGCACCAAGGACGAGCCGGTGCGCGGGCTCGCGTACGACATCGCCAACACGCAGGCCAACCAGCGGGGCATGCTGCTGGGCTGGCTGGACCTGTGGGGGCTGCCGAAGGTGGTGGCCGACGAGCCGCCGATGTCCTGGATGGGAACCGCCGACCAGCACGGCGGCCACACCGGGCACGACATGGCCGGGCACGACATGGGCGGCAATGACATGGCCGGCCACGACATGGGCGGCGGCGCCGCCAAGCCCGGCGCGCTCATGGCCGGCATGGCCACCAAGGAGGAGCTCGCGCAGCTCGGCGCCGCCGAGGGCCGGGACGCGGAGGTGCTCTACCTCCAGCTGATGACCGACCACCACAAGGGCGGGGTCGCGATGGCCCAGGGCTGCGCGACGCAGTGCAAGACCCCCGCCGAGCGGGATCTGGCCCGGGGCATGGTCGAGGCGCAGCAGTCGGAGCTCACCCTCATGGCGGACATGCTGAAACAGCGCGGAGCTGCGCCGCGCGGGTGA
- a CDS encoding DUF3105 domain-containing protein: MASRTPYDSNSPQARIAEMRRAERARDRRNAAIAITVSVAVAAGLIGFGAWVLIDKQDKKDAEAAARKAPVKGEQTWDAKTLGRNHVDTPVKYPMNPPVGGDHSPRWMNCNGDVYKNPVPEVNAVHSLEHGAVWVTYNEKAAKGDLDALAGTVAKTPYTLMSPVKEQAGTIVLSAWGKQLTVDKADDPRVAQFFTKYVQGPQTPEPGAACTSGLAEK; encoded by the coding sequence ATGGCCAGCAGGACCCCGTACGACAGCAACTCCCCCCAGGCCCGCATAGCCGAGATGCGGCGCGCCGAGCGGGCCCGCGACCGGCGCAACGCGGCCATCGCGATCACGGTCTCGGTGGCCGTCGCCGCCGGGCTCATCGGCTTCGGCGCGTGGGTGCTGATCGACAAGCAGGACAAGAAGGACGCCGAGGCGGCGGCCCGCAAGGCCCCGGTGAAGGGCGAGCAGACCTGGGACGCGAAGACGCTGGGCCGCAACCACGTCGACACCCCGGTGAAGTACCCGATGAACCCGCCGGTCGGCGGCGACCACAGCCCGCGCTGGATGAACTGCAACGGCGACGTCTACAAGAACCCGGTCCCCGAGGTCAACGCCGTCCACTCGCTGGAGCACGGCGCGGTCTGGGTGACGTACAACGAGAAGGCCGCCAAGGGCGACCTCGACGCGCTCGCCGGGACCGTGGCCAAGACCCCGTACACGCTGATGAGCCCGGTCAAGGAGCAGGCCGGCACGATCGTGCTGAGCGCCTGGGGCAAGCAGCTGACGGTGGACAAGGCGGACGACCCCCGCGTCGCGCAGTTCTTCACCAAGTACGTGCAGGGCCCGCAGACCCCCGAGCCGGGCGCGGCCTGCACCAGCGGGCTGGCCGAGAAGTGA
- a CDS encoding glutamine synthetase family protein, with protein sequence MDKQQEFVLRTLEERDIRFVRLWFTDVLGFLKSVAVAPAELEQAFDEGIGFDGSAIEGFARVYESDMIAKPDPSTFQILPWRAEAPGTARMFCDILMPDGSPSFADPRYVLKRILNKTSDLGFTFYTHPEIEFFLLKDKPLDGTRPVPADNSGYFDHTPQNVGMDFRRQAITMLESMGISVEFSHHEGAPGQQEIDLRYADALSTADNIMTFRLVMKQVALEQGVQATFMPKPFSEYPGSGMHTHLSLFEGDRNAFYESGAEYQLSKVGRSFIAGLLKHAAETAAVTNQWVNSYKRIWGGSSRTAGSGGEAPSYICWGHNNRSALIRVPMYKPGKTGSSRVEVRSIDSGANPYLTYAVLLAAGLKGIEEGYELPAGADDDVWALSDAERRAMGIEPLPQNLGEAIALMERSELVAETLGEHVFDFFLRNKKQEWEEYRSEVTAFELRKNLPVL encoded by the coding sequence ATGGACAAGCAGCAGGAATTCGTCCTCCGGACGCTCGAGGAGCGCGACATCCGGTTCGTGCGCCTGTGGTTCACCGACGTACTGGGCTTCCTCAAGTCCGTCGCGGTCGCCCCCGCCGAGCTGGAGCAGGCCTTCGACGAGGGCATCGGCTTCGACGGATCGGCCATCGAGGGCTTCGCGCGGGTCTACGAATCCGACATGATCGCCAAGCCGGACCCCAGCACGTTCCAGATACTGCCGTGGCGCGCCGAGGCCCCCGGGACCGCCCGGATGTTCTGCGACATCCTGATGCCGGACGGGTCGCCGTCCTTCGCGGACCCGCGGTACGTCCTCAAGCGCATCCTGAACAAGACCTCCGACCTGGGCTTCACCTTCTACACCCACCCCGAGATCGAGTTCTTCCTGCTGAAGGACAAGCCGCTGGACGGGACCCGCCCGGTACCGGCGGACAACTCCGGCTATTTCGACCATACTCCGCAGAACGTCGGCATGGACTTCCGCCGCCAGGCGATCACCATGCTCGAATCCATGGGCATCTCGGTCGAGTTCAGCCACCACGAGGGCGCCCCGGGCCAGCAGGAGATCGACCTCCGCTACGCGGACGCGCTCTCCACGGCGGACAACATCATGACCTTCCGCCTCGTCATGAAGCAGGTCGCGCTCGAGCAGGGCGTCCAGGCCACCTTCATGCCGAAGCCGTTCTCCGAGTACCCCGGCTCGGGCATGCACACCCACCTCTCCCTCTTCGAGGGGGACCGCAACGCCTTCTACGAGTCGGGCGCCGAGTACCAGCTCTCCAAGGTGGGCCGCTCCTTCATCGCGGGCCTCCTGAAGCACGCGGCGGAGACGGCCGCGGTCACCAACCAGTGGGTCAACTCGTACAAGCGCATCTGGGGCGGCTCCTCCCGCACCGCCGGCTCCGGCGGCGAGGCCCCCTCGTACATCTGCTGGGGCCACAACAACCGCTCGGCCCTGATCCGCGTCCCGATGTACAAGCCGGGCAAGACGGGCTCCTCCCGGGTCGAGGTCCGCTCGATCGACTCGGGCGCCAACCCGTACCTGACGTACGCCGTGCTCCTCGCGGCGGGCCTCAAGGGCATCGAGGAGGGCTACGAACTCCCGGCGGGCGCCGACGACGACGTCTGGGCCCTCTCCGACGCGGAACGCCGCGCGATGGGCATCGAACCCCTCCCGCAGAACCTCGGCGAGGCCATCGCCCTGATGGAACGCAGCGAACTGGTCGCCGAAACCCTCGGCGAGCACGTCTTCGACTTCTTCCTGCGCAACAAGAAGCAGGAGTGGGAGGAGTACCGCTCGGAGGTAACGGCCTTCGAACTCCGCAAGAACCTCCCCGTGCTGTAA
- a CDS encoding tyrosine-type recombinase/integrase, whose translation MAGHIQDRWYKTENAPDGKPHRVKSDRYGSGMRYRARYIGPDGTEKSKSFPDKQKRLADKWLAHIEADMSRGQYIDPAAGRITFREYGEKWLASLTTDVTTRSSVEVQIRKHAFPYLGTRPLDSFRPEHIRDWLSELEHALPVSSYRRVIFASVSAVLAAAVDDELLAKNPCKARTVRAPAPVAPRVRPWTPERLFAVRAALPKRYRSMADAGGGLGLRQGEIFGLPDDPDDFRGDWLRVANQVKVANGHLVFGPPKREKERDVPLPRRIGQVLREHREEFPPVDVTLPWLKPDGPLVTKRLLFSLPGGGAVRRTDFNTRVWKFALVQAGVIPQPRPGERHQAAREHGMHALRHFYASVLLDSGENIKALSTYLGHGDPGFTLRVYTHLMPSSHERTLKAMDDLYKAAGPAADGPQTAQEG comes from the coding sequence TTGGCAGGACACATCCAAGACCGCTGGTACAAGACGGAAAACGCCCCCGACGGCAAGCCCCACCGGGTCAAGAGCGACCGCTACGGCAGCGGCATGCGCTACCGCGCCCGGTACATCGGCCCGGACGGCACAGAGAAATCCAAGAGCTTCCCCGACAAGCAGAAGCGCCTCGCCGATAAGTGGCTGGCGCACATCGAGGCGGACATGTCCCGGGGGCAGTACATCGACCCCGCCGCCGGCCGAATCACGTTCCGGGAGTACGGAGAGAAGTGGCTCGCGTCGCTGACGACGGACGTGACCACGCGGTCGTCTGTCGAGGTGCAGATCCGCAAGCACGCGTTCCCGTACCTCGGCACGCGGCCACTCGACTCGTTCCGGCCGGAGCACATCCGTGACTGGCTCAGCGAGCTGGAGCACGCCCTGCCGGTCTCCTCATACCGGCGCGTCATCTTCGCGAGCGTGTCTGCCGTACTCGCCGCCGCGGTCGACGACGAGTTGCTGGCGAAGAACCCGTGCAAGGCCCGTACGGTCCGGGCGCCCGCTCCGGTCGCTCCGCGGGTCAGGCCGTGGACGCCCGAGCGGCTCTTCGCCGTCCGGGCGGCGCTACCGAAGCGGTACCGGTCGATGGCCGATGCCGGCGGGGGGCTGGGGCTCCGGCAGGGTGAGATCTTCGGGCTGCCGGACGACCCGGACGACTTCCGTGGTGATTGGCTTCGGGTGGCCAATCAGGTGAAGGTGGCGAACGGGCACCTCGTCTTCGGTCCGCCCAAGCGGGAAAAGGAACGGGATGTGCCGCTCCCCCGCCGCATCGGGCAGGTGCTGCGAGAGCACCGCGAGGAGTTCCCGCCGGTGGACGTGACGCTTCCCTGGCTGAAGCCGGACGGGCCGCTCGTCACCAAGCGGCTGCTGTTCTCCCTCCCGGGCGGGGGCGCGGTGCGGCGCACCGACTTCAACACCCGCGTGTGGAAGTTCGCCCTCGTGCAGGCCGGCGTCATTCCGCAGCCGCGGCCGGGTGAGCGCCATCAGGCCGCGCGCGAGCACGGGATGCACGCGCTGCGGCACTTCTACGCGTCCGTCCTGCTGGACTCCGGGGAGAACATCAAGGCGCTGAGCACGTACCTCGGCCACGGCGACCCCGGGTTCACACTCCGGGTCTACACGCACCTGATGCCGAGCAGCCACGAGCGCACGCTGAAGGCCATGGACGACCTCTACAAGGCCGCCGGGCCAGCGGCTGACGGCCCACAGACGGCCCAGGAGGGGTGA
- a CDS encoding helix-turn-helix transcriptional regulator — translation MPAQPKFMVPLLPSLPDRLLRPTEVAYVLDVPLETLYQWRKKRTGPIGIRVGKHVRYHPQAVQDWYAQQIAAEHSRAA, via the coding sequence GTGCCCGCACAGCCCAAGTTCATGGTCCCGCTCCTGCCCTCGCTCCCCGACCGCCTACTCAGGCCCACAGAGGTCGCGTACGTCCTCGACGTCCCGCTGGAGACCCTCTACCAGTGGCGCAAGAAGCGCACCGGGCCGATCGGGATCCGCGTCGGCAAGCACGTCCGCTACCACCCCCAGGCCGTACAGGACTGGTACGCCCAGCAGATCGCCGCCGAACACAGCCGAGCTGCCTGA
- a CDS encoding YfjI family protein, with translation MSAEADLWEGFEALDPQDITGPAWDEPIPIKARPALPTFPVHTLPAWLGNMVSGVAEETQTPVDLAGCLALAVIATAAGGRAKVCVRGHWREPVNIYTAIALDPGNRKSAVFDLMVRPLLAAEKTLIELSGPVRAEAETTRHLAKSAADKAAQKAAAAEPDKKDALTAEAISLAQAVEEMTVPAVPQLVADDVTPENVGTLLDQQGGRIACLSAEGELFDIIAGRYTGKPNMGMFLKGHAGDMLRVNRQGREAQHIDAPAVTVGLAIQPEVLDSLARIDGADGRGLLARFLYSKPLSLVGSRNLSPALLAEETADTYTRQLAGLTLALAGMTDPAILTLTPEADAVMLAYQKVTESRLGKGGSYESIVKWASKRDGAVARIAGLLHLATHPEDGRHRPIEAATMDAATALGDYFTSHALDVFDAMSADPAQHAAYNVLTHLRANPAASFSKRELFRALPRADFPTIADLHPALTLLEEHGWVRQQPTPPRNGRGGRPPSPRYETHPRITRGA, from the coding sequence ATGAGCGCCGAGGCTGATCTGTGGGAGGGCTTCGAGGCCCTCGACCCGCAGGACATCACCGGGCCCGCCTGGGACGAACCCATCCCGATCAAGGCCCGCCCCGCCCTGCCGACGTTCCCCGTCCACACCCTGCCCGCCTGGCTCGGGAACATGGTGAGCGGTGTCGCGGAGGAGACGCAGACGCCCGTGGACCTCGCCGGATGCCTGGCGCTGGCGGTCATCGCGACGGCCGCCGGCGGACGGGCCAAGGTGTGCGTGCGCGGGCACTGGCGGGAGCCGGTGAACATCTACACCGCAATCGCCCTGGACCCCGGCAACCGCAAGAGCGCTGTGTTCGACCTCATGGTCCGCCCGCTCCTCGCCGCGGAGAAGACCCTCATCGAACTCTCCGGCCCCGTGCGGGCCGAGGCCGAGACCACCAGGCACCTGGCCAAGTCCGCCGCCGACAAGGCCGCCCAGAAAGCCGCGGCCGCCGAACCCGACAAGAAAGACGCCCTGACCGCCGAAGCCATCAGCCTGGCCCAAGCGGTGGAAGAGATGACCGTTCCCGCCGTCCCGCAGCTGGTGGCGGACGATGTGACCCCGGAGAACGTGGGCACGCTCCTGGACCAGCAGGGGGGACGCATCGCGTGCCTGTCCGCCGAGGGCGAGCTGTTCGACATCATCGCCGGCCGCTACACCGGCAAGCCGAACATGGGCATGTTCCTCAAGGGCCACGCCGGAGACATGCTCCGCGTCAACCGGCAGGGCCGCGAAGCCCAGCACATCGACGCCCCCGCCGTGACCGTGGGCCTCGCCATCCAGCCCGAGGTGCTCGACTCCCTGGCTCGGATCGACGGAGCCGACGGGCGCGGGCTCCTCGCCCGCTTCCTATACTCCAAGCCCCTGTCCCTGGTCGGCAGCCGGAACCTGTCACCCGCCCTGCTCGCCGAGGAGACAGCCGACACCTACACCCGCCAACTCGCTGGTCTCACGCTCGCGCTGGCCGGGATGACTGATCCCGCGATCCTCACCCTGACCCCCGAGGCAGACGCGGTGATGCTGGCCTACCAGAAGGTCACCGAGTCCCGGCTCGGCAAGGGCGGGTCGTACGAGTCCATCGTGAAGTGGGCGTCCAAGAGGGACGGGGCCGTCGCCCGCATTGCGGGACTGCTGCACCTGGCCACCCACCCCGAGGACGGACGGCACCGGCCGATCGAGGCCGCGACCATGGACGCCGCCACGGCACTGGGCGACTACTTCACCTCCCACGCCCTGGACGTCTTCGACGCCATGAGCGCCGACCCCGCCCAGCACGCGGCCTACAACGTCCTGACACACCTCCGGGCCAACCCGGCCGCCAGCTTCTCCAAGCGGGAGCTCTTCCGGGCCCTGCCCCGCGCGGACTTCCCCACCATCGCCGACCTCCACCCCGCCCTGACCCTGCTCGAAGAACACGGCTGGGTCCGCCAGCAGCCCACGCCCCCACGCAACGGCCGGGGCGGCCGTCCGCCCTCCCCCCGCTACGAGACCCACCCCCGCATCACACGCGGAGCCTGA
- a CDS encoding bifunctional DNA primase/polymerase: MSDLLTAALAVAERGWPVFPLRPGSKAPALHRETKCPRTGACTSGHAKPEQRATTDPNRIRTAWTHAPYNVGLATGPAGLVVMDLDPPKPTDPPGTLSGAQILEGLCRAMDKEVPPTYTVTTPSGGRHLYFTAPAGVAMRNSQDILGRHIDTRAWGGYVVAPGSTTPAGAYTVTDERPLAPLPAWLQAKLTASPQIVARPLRSHSAPPSGSRRASYASAALRNEEQNVSDAPEGERNKALVRAARALGRLIASGDLDHAEVEDALSRGAESAGLRPYEYRSAITSALNWSIRNNSGSRRTA, from the coding sequence ATGAGCGACCTTCTGACCGCCGCCTTGGCCGTCGCCGAGCGAGGTTGGCCGGTGTTCCCCCTCCGGCCCGGCTCCAAGGCACCCGCCCTGCACCGCGAGACCAAGTGCCCCCGCACCGGTGCCTGCACCAGTGGGCACGCCAAGCCCGAGCAGCGTGCCACCACCGACCCCAACCGCATCCGCACCGCGTGGACCCACGCCCCGTACAACGTGGGTCTGGCCACCGGCCCGGCCGGGCTGGTCGTCATGGACCTCGACCCGCCCAAGCCCACCGATCCGCCCGGCACCCTCAGCGGCGCGCAAATCCTCGAAGGACTCTGCCGCGCCATGGACAAGGAGGTACCGCCCACGTACACGGTGACCACCCCGTCCGGGGGCCGCCACCTGTACTTCACCGCCCCGGCCGGGGTCGCGATGCGCAACTCGCAGGACATCCTTGGCCGGCACATCGACACCCGGGCCTGGGGCGGGTACGTCGTCGCCCCCGGCAGCACCACCCCCGCCGGCGCATACACGGTCACCGACGAACGGCCCCTGGCACCGCTTCCGGCCTGGCTTCAGGCCAAGCTCACCGCCTCGCCCCAGATCGTGGCCCGCCCGCTCCGCAGCCACAGTGCGCCCCCCAGCGGCAGCCGCCGGGCCTCCTACGCCAGCGCGGCCCTGCGCAACGAGGAACAGAACGTCTCGGACGCGCCCGAGGGGGAGCGGAACAAGGCGCTGGTCAGGGCCGCCCGCGCTCTGGGGCGGCTGATCGCGTCCGGCGACCTCGACCACGCGGAGGTTGAGGACGCTCTTAGCAGGGGGGCGGAATCGGCCGGACTTCGGCCGTACGAGTACCGCTCCGCGATCACCAGCGCCCTCAACTGGTCCATCCGCAACAACAGCGGCAGCCGGAGGACCGCATGA
- a CDS encoding DNA methylase, which produces MTQPTDIRRDHDRPALLDLFCCAGGAAMGYHRAGFAVEGVDITPRPRYPFPFRQGDALTVLAALIESGEIAAYSAIHASPPCQGKCALTVGTNRAMGWGGTHKDLVAPTRELLDASGLPYVIEQPDGKADVRKDISLCGEMFGLGVLRHRNFELGGWTAARPKHLKHRGRVRGWRHGAYYDGPYVAAYGSGGGKATVPEMQTAMGINWTDVREELTEAIPPAYSEWLGRAFLTRTLSWAVAA; this is translated from the coding sequence ATGACCCAACCCACCGACATCCGGCGAGACCACGACCGTCCCGCCTTACTCGACCTGTTCTGCTGCGCCGGCGGAGCGGCGATGGGCTACCACCGGGCCGGGTTCGCGGTCGAGGGCGTCGACATCACCCCCCGCCCCCGCTACCCGTTCCCCTTCCGGCAGGGCGACGCCCTCACCGTCCTAGCCGCCCTGATCGAGTCGGGGGAGATCGCCGCGTACTCGGCGATCCACGCCTCCCCGCCTTGCCAGGGCAAGTGCGCCCTGACCGTCGGCACCAACCGCGCCATGGGCTGGGGCGGCACCCACAAGGACCTCGTCGCCCCCACCCGCGAACTCCTGGACGCCTCCGGCCTGCCGTACGTGATCGAGCAGCCCGACGGCAAAGCTGACGTCCGCAAGGACATCAGCCTGTGCGGGGAGATGTTCGGCCTCGGCGTGCTGAGGCACAGGAACTTCGAACTCGGCGGCTGGACCGCTGCCCGGCCCAAGCACCTGAAGCACCGCGGACGGGTGCGCGGCTGGCGCCACGGCGCCTACTACGACGGCCCGTACGTCGCCGCCTACGGATCCGGCGGAGGCAAGGCCACCGTCCCCGAGATGCAGACAGCGATGGGCATCAACTGGACCGACGTCCGCGAGGAACTGACCGAGGCCATCCCCCCGGCCTACAGCGAGTGGCTCGGCCGCGCCTTCCTCACCCGCACCCTGTCCTGGGCGGTGGCCGCATGA
- a CDS encoding DUF6197 family protein, with product MNTRTQTHFTPVDQDLYAKAFQLLDPTPEPVTPAAPAAPAPVSLILAAAPPMHRPGAVEKTLTDALAFLDTHGWAKHRLIHPEGARCSIGALRAAAGTRNAAYRDAGNLLLDEARHQHGNQWESIPSWNDSHTRAQVRSVWEAAIRRAHHMNI from the coding sequence ATGAACACCCGTACCCAGACCCACTTCACCCCCGTCGATCAAGACCTGTACGCGAAGGCATTCCAACTCCTCGACCCCACCCCGGAACCCGTCACCCCCGCGGCCCCCGCCGCCCCGGCACCGGTTTCCCTCATCCTCGCCGCCGCCCCGCCCATGCACCGCCCGGGCGCCGTCGAGAAGACCCTCACCGACGCGCTCGCCTTCCTCGACACCCACGGCTGGGCCAAGCACCGCCTGATCCACCCCGAAGGCGCCCGCTGCTCCATCGGCGCCCTGCGCGCAGCGGCCGGCACCCGCAACGCCGCCTACCGGGACGCAGGCAACCTCCTCCTCGACGAAGCCCGCCACCAGCACGGCAACCAGTGGGAGTCGATCCCCTCCTGGAACGACTCCCACACCAGAGCACAGGTCCGCAGCGTGTGGGAGGCCGCCATCCGGCGCGCCCACCACATGAACATCTGA
- a CDS encoding RRQRL motif-containing zinc-binding protein: MTTRYSWRLAPDGLATRRQLRTLGLRPGGQDVAAQVERPRRRRGPLVAYLYRIDLARPVRPMTARRAAALAKANAARRWCPACRRDAGYVIPASLGMCVPCADTPRLAP; encoded by the coding sequence ATGACCACCCGCTACTCCTGGCGCCTCGCCCCCGACGGGCTCGCCACCCGCCGACAGCTCCGCACCCTCGGCCTCCGGCCCGGCGGCCAGGACGTCGCCGCACAGGTCGAGCGGCCCCGCCGCCGACGCGGACCGCTGGTGGCCTACCTGTACCGGATCGACCTGGCCCGGCCGGTGCGGCCGATGACCGCCCGCAGGGCCGCTGCCCTCGCGAAGGCCAATGCCGCACGCCGCTGGTGCCCGGCCTGCCGACGTGATGCCGGGTACGTGATCCCGGCCTCGCTCGGCATGTGCGTCCCCTGCGCGGACACCCCGCGCCTCGCCCCCTGA
- a CDS encoding DUF6284 family protein: MNHIAALQDVVTPWSDGLEPSDSELNEIEAEMPVVLAEVELLDALIVLLDRLASEFDARRLRRAHNRVLTARRDAANRGAGTQASGDAA; this comes from the coding sequence ATGAACCACATCGCTGCACTTCAGGACGTTGTTACGCCGTGGTCCGACGGTTTGGAACCCTCGGACTCGGAGCTGAACGAGATCGAGGCCGAGATGCCCGTGGTCCTGGCCGAGGTCGAGTTGCTGGACGCGCTGATCGTCCTGCTGGACCGGCTGGCGTCTGAGTTCGACGCGCGCCGCCTCCGCCGGGCCCACAACCGGGTGCTGACCGCCCGCCGGGACGCGGCCAACCGCGGCGCCGGTACGCAGGCCTCGGGGGACGCGGCATGA
- a CDS encoding transcriptional regulator: protein MHAATFAAVFAALYVAHSVGDHWVQSSCQAADKGKPGWTGRLADTRHVVGLTVTKLVVLLPVALLLDLHLTAASLVVGLGVDAVTHWWADRRSTLAWLAKVTGKSEFYSLGTPAHPVHPATAAGTPAAHLGTGAYALDQSFHHVWLLAAALIITTV, encoded by the coding sequence GTGCACGCTGCAACGTTCGCTGCCGTCTTCGCTGCCCTGTACGTCGCTCACAGCGTGGGCGACCACTGGGTGCAGTCCTCCTGCCAGGCCGCCGACAAGGGCAAGCCGGGCTGGACCGGCCGCCTGGCCGACACCCGCCACGTGGTCGGGCTGACCGTCACCAAGCTGGTCGTCCTGCTGCCGGTCGCCTTACTCCTCGACCTGCACCTCACCGCCGCCAGCCTGGTGGTCGGTCTGGGCGTGGACGCGGTCACCCACTGGTGGGCCGACCGCCGCTCCACCCTCGCCTGGCTCGCCAAGGTCACCGGCAAGAGCGAGTTCTACAGCCTGGGCACTCCCGCCCACCCCGTACACCCGGCCACCGCCGCCGGCACCCCGGCGGCCCACCTCGGGACCGGCGCCTACGCGCTGGACCAGTCCTTCCACCACGTGTGGCTGCTGGCTGCCGCGCTGATCATCACCACCGTCTGA